One Schistocerca cancellata isolate TAMUIC-IGC-003103 chromosome 1, iqSchCanc2.1, whole genome shotgun sequence genomic region harbors:
- the LOC126162726 gene encoding uncharacterized protein LOC126162726 yields the protein MVQTGVSFNVPSISKSDAEEIPPVIAHAQQCDTDRLKTTEIVMGWPIVYITLNKIQKFYETLRSSNRIITWSCDVSEKLVTTLYERSAPVRATMCPAIRIVDLVTTDVVETVQKKLPVVRQSPSKVYEAMKSGFYKRIAHVWDETEFLVHRGERRFRKVAVLAAEVLRKSVVTLDKWMEKVEEYVENAHSKRLKQPQVPGDKSLTDPVETKSWAPVKTAFNWATTVAMFSLGAAACITSRVPLVGRFVSLSTSPMPSTSASPTSEKDLKSSSSSYESIPESTAAATTAKMRRSQLNLENQSL from the exons atgGTACAGACAGGAGTTAGCTTTAATGTTCCCTCCATATCAAAGTCAGATGCTGAGGAGATACCCCCTGTGATCGCACACGCTCAACAGTGCGATACAGATAGACTTAAAACAACAGAAATTGTAATGGGATGGCCTATTGTCTATATTACACTAAATAAAATTCAAAAGTTTTATGAAACGCTGAGATCGTCAAACAGGATAATCACTTGGAGCTGTGATGTCTCTGAAAAACTGGTGACCACTTTGTACGAGCGATCTGCACCTGTTCGGGCTACAATGTGTCCTGCAATACGAATCGTTGATCTGGTTACCACCGATGTTGTAGAAACAGTGCAGAAAAAATTGCCAGTAGTCCGACAATCACCTTCAAAG GTATACGAGGCTATGAAATCGGGCTTCTACAAACGTATTGCCCATGTGTGGGATGAAACTGAGTTCCTGGTACATAGAGGGGAGAGGCGGTTTCGGAAGGTTGCCGTGCTTGCTGCAGAGGTTCTCCGTAAATCAGTTGTCACTCTTGACAAGTGGATGGAAAAAGTGGAAGAATACGTAGAGAATGCTCACTCAAAAAGACTGAAAC AACCACAAGTACCCGGCGATAAGTCTCTGACGGATCCCGTGGAAACTAAATCGTGGGCTCCGGTGAAGACGGCGTTCAACTGGGCCACGACTGTCGCTATGTTCTCCTTGGGAGCCGCCGCTTGCATCACATCTCGCGTGCCTCTGGTTGGTCGGTTTGTCAGCCTGTCTACGTCTCCTATGCCCTCCACATCGGCATCGCCAACTTCAGAGAAAGATCTGAAATCGTCGAGCTCGTCATACGAATCCATTCCGGAATCGACAGCAGCCGCAACCACAGCGAAGATGCGACGTAGCCAGTTGAATTTAGAGAATCAAAGTCTATGA